CACTAAGTGTTAAGACAAAGCATGAAAAACATTGCTCAATAATTTTACTTTAAGACAGAACATATCTAGAGcaagtatttctgaaaagatCATATTCGAATACTACTGCTATGATCAAACTTGcccttttccttctgctacCAGTACACTATTGAATAAGTAGGTCAGAATAGGTCACTTGCTTTATCAAGATCTGGTTCTTCCAGTGCTAGTGCAAGCTCATTGTTGTCCATTACAGAGGCTGCTGCAACATCAAGTGGTGTCGAACCTCTCATTGaaggaaatgctgcagaagAACGTTAAtatagatatattaaaaaaaaataaaatcaatttgcaGTAACCACAATTATGCAGCAGAGGGCAGTAATCACACTGGAATCTAAACATATTAATAGCATGTTGTATGTACAGCTGTTCTTCAACCAAGAGCATGGTTAGTTTTCAAATAGTGTTACAATAAATACTGAAATCCTTTCCTGTCTTGACATCCACATCCACAAACATACAGAactatgttatttttaaatgcagatatAGAAATCATTATTAACAACATGGCAAAATATAAGCAATTTTATACAACAGTTTCTTTAGCCGAATAAGATTTCAGCTCTGTAACTCTCAGAAGCTGCATAACCCTATCAgttcaatattttttaatatatctataTTCAGGTA
Above is a window of Meleagris gallopavo isolate NT-WF06-2002-E0010 breed Aviagen turkey brand Nicholas breeding stock unplaced genomic scaffold, Turkey_5.1 ChrUn_random_7180001842349, whole genome shotgun sequence DNA encoding:
- the LOC109364300 gene encoding ryanodine receptor 3-like yields the protein MVASCCRFLCYFCRISRQNQKAMFEHLSYLLENSSVGLAFPSMRGSTPLDVAAASVMDNNELALALEEPDLDKASDLF